In one Hypomesus transpacificus isolate Combined female chromosome 18, fHypTra1, whole genome shotgun sequence genomic region, the following are encoded:
- the LOC124480183 gene encoding calcitonin gene-related peptide type 1 receptor-like — MKNPAKFEHPSSIKSRKEHHEEEPVSLAGCAAATGGSGGPGGGPGEEPSAPLSTSVTREQILSAQFECYLKIIIDPPRNEDGAFCNRTWDGWLCWGDSSPGTATQLCPEYFQDFDPAEKVTKVCNSDGQWFRHPESDRVWSNYTQCQIYTKGKLELAYSLYYMAIVGHGLSIISLVISLIIFSYFKSLSCQRVSLHKNTFLSFILNSILTIIWLTAVANNQQMVASNPLSCKLLSVLTLYMFGCTYFWMLCEGIYLHTLIIVAVFVGEQQLCWYYVLGWVFPIVPAITYGVARGLFYNDKCWIGSDTYLVYIIHGPIHAALLVNLFFLLNIMRVLITKLKKTHSAESNTYMKAVRATLILVPLLGAQFILVPKRPEGRLTRPIYDSIMHIFAHFQGLLVAIIFCFCNSEVGTDTLDL, encoded by the exons ATGAAAAACCCTGCCAAG TTCGAACATCCGTCATCGATTAAAAG CAGGAAGGAACACCATGAGGAGGAACctgtctctctggctggctgTGCTGCTGCCACTGGGGGCtcag GGGGTCCAGGGGGAGGTCCAGGGGAGGAGCCTAGCGCACCCCTGTCCACCAGTGTGACCCGGGAGCAGATCCTCTCAGCTCAGTTTGAGTGCTACCTCAAGATCATCATCGACCCACCCCGCAATGAGGACG gagcGTTCTGTAACCGCACGTGGGACGGCTGGCTGTGCTGGGGAGACTCCTCCCCAGGTACAGCCACCCAGCTCTGCCCTGAGTACTTCCAGGACTTCGACCCCGCCG AGAAGGTGACCAAGGTGTGTAACTCTGACGGGCAGTGGTTTCGTCACCCAGAGAGCGACCGTGTCTGGTCCAACTACACCCAGTGTCAGATCTACACCAAGGGCAAGCTGGAG CTGGCCTACAGCCTGTACTACATGGCCATCGTAGGCCACGGCCTGTCAATCATCTCCCTGGtcatctctctcatcatcttctCCTATTTCAA gagtcTAAGCTGCCAGAGAGTCTCTCTGCACAAGAacaccttcctctccttcatcctcaactccatcctcaccatcatctgGCTGACAGCTGTGGCCAATAACCAGCAGATGGTTGCCAGCAACCCA cTCAGCTGTAAGCTCCTGTCGGTGCTGACTCTGTACATGTTTGGCTGTACCTACTTCTGGATGCTGTGTGAGGGCATCTACCTGCACACCCTCATCATCGTGGCCGTGTTCGTGGGCGAACAGCAGCTCTGCTGGTACTACGTCCTGGGCTGGG tcttCCCCATTGTTCCAGCGATCACGTATGGTGTGGCCCGTGGCCTCTTCTACAACGACAA gtgCTGGATTGGCTCAGATACCTACCTGGTCTACATCATTCACGGGCCCATCCATGCTGCCCTGCTG gtgaacTTGTTCTTCCTCCTCAACATCATGCGAGTCCTGATCACCAAGCTGAAGAAGACCCACAGCGCTGAGTCCAACACCTACATGAAGGCTGTCCGGGCCACGCTCATCCTGGTGCCCCTGCTGGGGGCTCAGTTCATCCTGGTGCCCAAGAGGCCGGAGGGACGCCTCACCAGACCCATCTACGACTCCATCATGCACATCTTCGCACACTTCCAG gGTCTTCTGGTGGCAATTATATTCTGTTTCTGCAACTCTGAGGTAGGTACCGACACACT TGACTTATAG